catggggtgcaggccctgggggtGGAGttcaggtgcgggagggggtgaggcgcTTGCCTGGGGCAGCTTTGAAAAGTGACTGGTCCATCCATCTAACAATGGCTCCTGGGCATGGAAGCCAGGGgatctctgcatgctgcccctgcctgcaggcaccgcccctccAGAGCTCAtttgctgcagttcctggccaataggcgctgcagagtcagtgctcagggaggaggcagcacgCTGAGACCCCCTGCGCCTTTCTCCCTCCTACAGACatcctggctgcttctgggagtagtgtggagccagggcagataGGAAGCCTGTTCCCCGGcatgctgagagggagggggaagagtttcTCAGCTTGGCCTATGGACCCCCTGGTGTACTCTCAGGGACCCCCGTTTGAGAAACATTGCTCTAGCAtaaagacagatgcaaagaatgcatttagcttctctgcaacagccttgtcCTGCTTGAGTATTCCTTTAGTACTGGGTTGTCCAGTAGCCCTACTGACTGACAGGCTGCCTACCTCAgatgtatttaaattattttgctgATTGTTTGTGTCTtgagctagttgctcttcaaattctttcgtATTATACTTTTAACCTTGTCAGCATTTATGctgctttctgttttcctcagtaaGATTTAATTCCAATTTCTAAAGGATGGAGAATACACAAATCTTTTTATTCAGATAAAGCTAACagtgatttatttgagcataacgaAGACTTCAATACTATATCTGCTTTGTATTTCAGATTCCAGAATAGTTCTTCATTTCTTGTCATCTGACCAAGTGATTTCATAGTCTTGGTATACTTTTTTCAGTATTTCTACAGTCACTGCATGATCTGCTTTACCATATCCCTGCAAAAAAGATAAAAGATTTTAAAGGGATGCAAAATGTAAGGCTACAAGATTATCAAATTTcagttaacattttaaatattcagaTTTATGGCCTTATGCTTCCCCCTGCACAGAAGTCCCACTGAGGTGAACCAAGTTCTGTTTATTATCTTTGAGGAATATCtgaattaaaatgtttcagagtTAGAAGCCAGGAAAATCAGAAGAAAGAACAaggtatttgtggcaccttacagactaacggAGTATGCATcggcatgcatctgatgaagtgggttttagcccacaaaagcttatgttcaaataaatgtgttaggctctaaggtgccacaagtactccttgttctttttgctgatacagactaacatggctaccactcaggaaaatcagaattaaggttgcacttaACAAGGCATTGATTCTCACTTAGGAGCCTTAACTCTGCTCCAAGAGGATCACACAAGTAAACTGACATCTAAACTGCACGTTACACAACTAATACACAAAGTAGTTTTCTACACACAAGGTTTGCCCACATAAACAAGCATGGCTATATCAGACATAAGTAGCCTTGGAAGAATTAGCTTTTTAATTGGTAAatatcaatttcaccatacacacaaaatattttaattggtaATAATCAAATTATACACACAGgcaaagaaacatgctgcttgaaaacttagtttgatttaaggatatttactttgtatattttgacgtgatgttgacaatttgtgttttaatggtcaGAAAGCTTGAACTTTTTGCATCGCAACATGTACTGCTATTAAATTATTGTCTAAGCCAACCTACCACACCCGATAATGTAGGAAGCTAGTAGCTGAGCTCCAGTGCTGGCTCAGACATTGCTTTACAGGGGACTGGGAAAAGGTACTATCATTGCCTTAtagtgattgagctccttgaggctATCTATTAATCCCAGCCACAGAGTTCACTTCAAAAAACTCCTCAAGCATTTCTCTAATTCTCATAGTTTACCCAAGAGCTAAGTATCAATAGCCCCATTTAACACAACTACTTCCCTATTTTTAAAGTCACACAACAAAAAACCAGGACAAAAACCAAGTTGCTTTGATTTACAGGCCAAGATGTAACCCGCTATTCCAGAGTGCCATTCAGCTTTTCTGTATCTCCATTTTTCTGTCTGAGAAAGTGAAACTTTGCAGTTACACAGCTGCTTCTGTAAAGTTCAGGGTATTTAACAATAGTTAGCAAACAAGGTGTGGGGTACAGCTGACTACCTTTCTCCCACTAACttggtggcaggagagagagagagatgctgctgcctgtgctgcacACTACCACCATTAATCCAGGAGTTTGGTCATTAATTGTTTGATTCTGCCACAAATATTGAGCAGGCTCTAAAAGACCCCTAATGTTGCAGgccatctcccctccccatagAGCTTTGCCCCCACAATATGATATCTGAGAAAGagccctaattaaaaaaaaaaagtttaatctgGTTTGGGGCTATAAATGACCTGGAGGAAAAGTGACCTTGAAGAACTGCTACTTTCTATACAGGATTCAAATAACATGTCTTTACATCACATGGAACTAGTCTGCTCCTGTCCACATCAGTAGCTCAAGAAATCCTTGCCTCTTATCTGCTCTCTGCAGTGGTGAGGTGGGATGGAGACTGCAGTGTGTTCCACATATATGGATAATTCATTGCTTCTATTGGTCATTTTATAAACAGAATGTATTTACATACTGAGCCATGTAAGTAAGAGATACATAGACAGAGGCATGCTCTATAGCAACAGTACAGGATTGTGAGTTAGGAGCTGCTGCGTTCCAGTTCCAGCCCTGACACCAATTACTGTGTGATGATGAGTAAGTCAATCTAACTTCTCTGCTGTAGCTTCCCCATCTAAAATAAGCCATCTTTACCCACCTCACAGGTGAGCTGTGTGGACTAACTAATTAATGGTTAGGGCCCTAAAATGTTGGATTTTCAAGGAAACTAATATATGGCACTTACTGTGGAGAGACCAAATACCCTCATTTTCTTGTCTTTGCTATTATGGTCAATTTTTCCTCCTCCAAGGCACTTGCATTCAAAGCCCAACTTTTCCATTTCAGGgtttactttttcaaatatatgatCTGCAAAATGAAGCCAGTTCAATCCATTAACCAGAACTCAGGTTTCACTTGGTGATTACTTCCAGTCCTCTCTTTTCAGCGAcctagtatttttttttcctgtttccttgGGGAAGCTGGTAAGTTAAGGAAAAGCCCGTTGTTACTTACGCAGCTGGGCCCTAGCAAATCCCAGAACAGTGGCTGCCGGTTCCACTGTCTCACCAAGTCAGAGGCTGCCCAGAAGTTCACGTTTCGGACTGAAATGTACCAGGGCTGGACACCAGAGCGAGTCACTCCTCACCCGGCGCAGCCACCGCGGGATTGCAGAGGCACCGCCCCCCAGCGCGGCGGAGGCCTAGGAGCAACCCCGGGGGGCGGGGGTAGGAGCAGCAGCTCGGCGGGGGCCGGGCCACCCCGTTggtgctgcagcagcagttggGGAAGAGCGGCCCGCGGCGGGGCAGCCGGCCCGGGGGGCGCATGAGGCGCCagcgggctctgtccccaggccCCCGCCCGGCCCTGGCTCGCGGCACCGACTCACTGTGGAACTCGGCGGCCGCGGTGCCCCTGACGACGTCCCGGTGCTCGGCTCCCCCCGCGCGCTGCACCCGCACCAGGATGTACTTGAACGTGCCGTCCGGATCGATCTCCACCCCGCGGAGCGACTCTAGCTGCCCGGCCATGGTCACCCCTCGGGGCCGAGGCCCGCCCGACCGCCGCGGCTCCGCGCATGCGCCAAGCGCACTAAGCAGTGGGCGGGCTGAAGGGACCGTTACCAGCCGGCCTGAGGAAGGGGGCGGGGCTACGGCTGTCGTTAAGGCTGAGGGACAGCAGCGGCCGGAGTTGCAGTGAGCTTTGTGACGTGACTGTTAGGAGGCGGGGCCGTGCCAGTGGCGGTGAGGCTGGGCGGGGGTTTGGGCTGGCACGAGGGCTGAGTAGGTGGCGTTCAGAAACCAAGAGAGACTAAAAAACACGATctcacctttttaaaaatcaaaatctttaTGGGTTTTGGGCTAATGATTTGGGGGAGTCTGATTCATGGGTTTCGATCTCTTGAGATTGGCAatactgaaataataataatttgtctCTGAGTCAGGGGTCACTTTTTCTAGCTGTTCTCTGTGActatgagagctagaaactttaaAACCAAGATTATCTGTTGATCCCTTCATTCCTGGAGGTGTGTGTTTAAGACATGCATCAGATGTCACAAGGCATGCAATCAGATTGTGAAAGTGCACAATACTTTCTGTTtgaaaaaaaggaataaacataCTTAAGTTGCTTCTATTTTATGGGTTTTACATGGATCAATTTGGAGgtatttaaaaaagtttttataaatatatttttaaaaattgatttttatgttctctttttttcattccttttttcctctgtctttttctttttttccagtaaTTTGGAAAATGACTTAAGGTTAAACAGGcattaacaaaaacaaagagtTTTAAATTCTTGTACCTTTCAATTGCTCAGCTTTCACTCACTTGGATGTTGTGATGTCACCATTTCACTAGTTCTCTAGTCATCATTGACTCGAGTTTTCATTCCATCTTAGATAACATCTGAATTTATAATGTAAAAACAAGGCtggaaaaagaaataataattagGAAAGCCTTATAGCTGACCTTTATACTGTATAAGAAAGCTAAAAGAGTCATATGCCTATTTCCCCCTCTTTATTTCCCCTCTATCTTTGATAAGAGAGGCCAAATGATTTGTTAACGTCCACACAGTGAGTCactggaaaaaaatcaagaatagAAATTTCTTCTGACCAAGCTGATATAAACAGTTGCATCCACAACATTCACTGCGTAACGAATTAGCTCCTTATATTGTTCTTGtgttatttcctgtctgaatacTGAAAAAACACTCTCTTGTATGTTGACATCAAATGCCTACTCAGAAAAGAAAAAGCCCTCAGAGCTGTCTTTCAAAGGGAAATTCCAAAATATGCTTAGGCGTGTACTAAGAAATGCAATGTTTTCTTGTGTGATGCCACACAAGCCTTATCTCGCTAATCTTGGTTTCTGGATTTGGTCCTTGCATATCTTCTGTGCTCATTTTGGGTCATTCTCTCTGGCTTGTTAATATCTAACTATGTCTTGGAGTTGTTTGaaattaatgtctgtaaagtgttttgaataCAAAATACTGTATAAGTACTAAGaaagtaattattattattttcattattgaGGCAATATAATgcacttctttttttttggtattcTCGATGGCcatgaaagggatagataatgtgTTTGCACTCTGGAATAATGTGGATGTTCCTAGGTTCCGCGTTTTGCacaagattttctttctttctcattctGACATTTGTGTGTTTCTACTGTCTGATAAGGTAGCCAGAGAAATAAGGAAACCAGCTGGACTGATCTACACTATACAAATTTGACTGCATTTGAACACAGTATGAATAATCAAGTTAGTTGATGTACTACTGACCACTATAACATAGCATTTGTAGGGCACATGTCTGAACATTGTGTATCCTGGTCTACTTTGATTGCTGAAGTGTAGTCAGCATTGTGTCATCTAACTGAATTGCTCACAACCATGTTCCAAGACAATACAGTTTTGTGGTTTTGTGCTGTAGACATAATCAGCATTATAAAATATCTGTTTTCAACAACACAAGGGCAGGAGAGCCTTTTGAACCGAATATATTAATTACATATAAGAATTAAAGAACTGTTTAAAATGCTCAACGTGTAGCCATGCAAATAGgatggtaaagaaaaaaaaattaggtacCCAGGGATCATGAACTTAATTGAATGAGTTCTGATGTAGAGATATAATTGTAAATGTATTATACAAGGTATTGATGATTATTATTTActtgcccattgatttcagtggaagtgaaaagcctaaatacctttgagaatctgggtctTCATTATGAGCTCAGAGTGCCCTAATGTATGCTAGTGGCTTCACACAAGAAAGTGAAGACAGTCCTTGTCTGGAAGAGCTTACGTCTAAGTTCAGGCATGGCATGTTAAAAAAGAATCATAAACCgacagaggaagagaaaagaggAAGAATGGACAAGGTTTTCAATAATAGGATTATACAGTTCATTGGTAAGACACTTCTTGGTGGACCTCTTAAGTTTGGTATTAAGGGTTGTTTTGGTTTCAAACTTTCGGGTTTCACAGCAGATGTCTAAGAGAAACAGGATAAAGCCACACCTGATGTGCCAGTAATGGCATTTTACATCTGAACACACTGCCTCTGAGGAACTGCAGACAGGGTCTCCCAAGTTACAAAGGGTCTCTGAGAAGAATCTATGAGACAGGGCACTGAATGGAAATATGGAATTGTCACAACCAGTGTGctctagtacaggggtaggcaacctatggcacgcgtcctgaaggcagcacgtgagctgattttcagtggcactcacactgcctaggtcctggccaccattccggaggggctctgcattttaatttaattttaaatgaagcttcttaaacattttaaaaaccttatttactttacatacaagaatagtttagttatatattatagatttatagaaagagacctaaaaatgttaaaatgtattaccggcactcgaaatcttaaattagagtgaataaatgaagactcggcacaccacttctgaaagattgccaacccctgctcttgtAAGAGGAAAAGAGCACTCTAGTCATGGCAGATTTTCATGTTAATTAATCATTGTTTTATCATTCAAAGTGTTCTTTTCTTTGTGAGGTCCTCTGCTCGTTGTTTCTCAATAACTTTCAGATCTAATGTGCTCAGCCCATAGAGAGGGCCAAATTTCCCTTCCGTAGGGGCCTGCAATTGAATTGTGAGCATAAATCAATACCCGAGCTTCTGGCTACTCGATTGTAGGTGAAAGTCAGGTAATTAGAGAGGTGAGTCTAAGACTTCCACCAGGAATTCATTATACATGTTGTGGGTGCATTTGGCACCAATACAAAAGGAGACCAAGCCTCATCCCTTTTCAGAAATTACCTAATTGttattgtttattaattaacacTACAGTGCCCACAAGCATAAATGTGACACACTACATATAAGAAGGCATGAGGCAAAATTTTCTCCTGACATATCTCTATTGAAATCAGTAGAGTTTCACCAGCAGACAATTGGTCCGTGGCATCTACTGCAAAAAAACTTAGAGCCTAATTTCAGATGTGTCACAATGAAAGAGGCAACAAAATTGTGTGGTTGAGGTTGGGAGGAAG
The DNA window shown above is from Gopherus flavomarginatus isolate rGopFla2 chromosome 7, rGopFla2.mat.asm, whole genome shotgun sequence and carries:
- the LOC127055899 gene encoding 14 kDa phosphohistidine phosphatase-like, which gives rise to MAGQLESLRGVEIDPDGTFKYILVRVQRAGGAEHRDVVRGTAAAEFHNHIFEKVNPEMEKLGFECKCLGGGKIDHNSKDKKMRVFGLSTGYGKADHAVTVEILKKVYQDYEITWSDDKK